The Vibrio ishigakensis genome has a window encoding:
- a CDS encoding alpha-1,2-fucosyltransferase, producing MMIVVKVMGGLGNQLFQIAYAIALAKERNNCPIYLDTSAFETYKIRPFSASHLNLPDNIEILQTDTISSRRNYFYTCTQVLYRILQRIIKELGFKYQYGRIPLKLLKPLGLIYNFDTYCYKVNTTGDDLCLYGYFQNEEYFQSVKEEVIESFSVLTTPTEIEQNYIDRINSGTAIAVSMRLGDDYKESGDFVIPGNSYYIESLKELSTRYPNASIFIFSDDIIRARKVFKNHRDLTFIEGCKDYQSLRLLALCDHYIIANSSFSWWGAYLSKNENKKVIAPKEWFTYMDEVNNIYSSNMEKR from the coding sequence ATGATGATAGTGGTAAAAGTCATGGGTGGCCTTGGTAATCAACTATTTCAAATTGCTTATGCTATTGCTCTTGCTAAAGAGAGAAATAACTGTCCGATATATCTGGATACTAGTGCGTTTGAAACGTATAAGATTCGCCCCTTTTCGGCTTCACATTTGAATTTGCCTGATAACATAGAAATTCTTCAAACCGATACAATTTCATCTCGTAGAAATTACTTTTATACATGCACGCAGGTTTTATATAGAATTCTTCAAAGAATTATAAAGGAGCTGGGGTTCAAATATCAATACGGTCGAATACCCTTAAAACTACTGAAACCACTTGGTTTAATCTATAACTTTGACACTTATTGTTACAAAGTTAACACTACTGGTGATGACCTGTGCCTTTACGGTTACTTTCAAAATGAAGAGTACTTTCAAAGCGTAAAAGAAGAAGTAATTGAATCATTTAGTGTACTAACCACACCAACCGAAATAGAGCAAAATTACATCGATCGCATAAACTCTGGAACTGCTATAGCTGTGAGTATGCGACTAGGAGATGACTACAAAGAATCTGGAGACTTTGTTATCCCTGGTAATAGCTACTATATCGAAAGTCTTAAAGAACTCTCTACGCGCTATCCAAATGCTTCAATCTTCATATTTAGCGATGACATAATAAGAGCTAGAAAGGTTTTTAAAAATCATAGGGATCTAACCTTTATAGAAGGTTGCAAGGACTATCAAAGCCTTAGGTTACTCGCGCTCTGTGACCATTATATAATTGCGAATAGTTCATTCTCATGGTGGGGGGCTTATCTGAGCAAGAACGAAAATAAAAAAGTAATCGCACCTAAGGAATGGTTTACCTATATGGATGAAGTAAACAATATTTATAGTAGCAACATGGAAAAAAGATGA
- a CDS encoding glycosyltransferase family protein: MKYSCGITLYHPSLEDIENILALSEDFDHVLVFDNTPNRISNNYTNTIQKKNNITLMSNGINDGLSIAFHSMFERCKKQSDFLCLLDQDSRFDSLSIQKMKTAIQIHNDPKAAIYAPYIQYSHVAKKNIKPGLTDENWVISSGSFIRTSIIRAVNLIDTNYFIDKIDLDIAMTLKILGYKIYTINDIVLYQQLGKTKNFFGLSLVQHSPDRVYYIARNRFYFYKKFDGKVKVSKFKCALGTIKNLVQIIVYHDNKLEKIKLFIQGMNDHRNSKYGKRSL; encoded by the coding sequence ATGAAGTATTCTTGCGGTATAACGCTATATCACCCCTCTTTGGAAGATATTGAAAATATATTAGCTCTATCTGAAGACTTTGACCATGTTTTAGTCTTCGACAACACGCCAAACAGGATAAGCAACAACTACACAAACACAATACAAAAAAAAAACAATATTACTTTGATGTCTAATGGAATTAACGATGGTCTTTCAATTGCCTTCCATTCAATGTTTGAGCGATGTAAAAAACAATCGGACTTCTTATGCTTACTAGATCAAGATAGCCGTTTTGATTCTTTGTCTATTCAAAAGATGAAAACTGCAATTCAGATTCATAATGACCCTAAAGCTGCCATTTATGCACCATATATACAATATTCTCATGTCGCAAAAAAAAATATAAAACCGGGGCTTACTGACGAAAACTGGGTTATCAGCTCAGGCTCATTTATACGAACAAGTATAATCAGAGCGGTTAATCTAATCGATACTAATTACTTCATTGATAAAATTGATTTAGATATCGCTATGACTCTAAAAATACTAGGTTATAAAATCTATACTATCAATGATATAGTTCTATACCAGCAACTAGGAAAAACAAAAAATTTCTTTGGTTTAAGCCTCGTGCAGCATTCACCCGATAGAGTCTATTATATTGCGAGAAACAGGTTTTACTTTTATAAAAAATTTGATGGTAAAGTTAAAGTGTCTAAGTTCAAGTGTGCACTAGGTACTATTAAAAACCTTGTTCAGATTATTGTCTATCATGATAATAAGCTCGAAAAAATCAAACTATTCATTCAAGGAATGAATGATCATAGAAATAGTAAATATGGAAAGCGAAGTTTATGA